In Candidatus Epulonipiscium viviparus, one DNA window encodes the following:
- the thiI gene encoding tRNA uracil 4-sulfurtransferase ThiI, giving the protein MKNVFLIKYGELAIKGKNRYMFENRLLETVRKNLKVLGEFSVKKEQGRLVAIPNDDDTVDVAMVIEKLQRIFGIIGICYGIRKDELTMEAIKELALSHMKKICDEQGFVTFKVETKRADKRFQLKSMEVSAAIGEFLLNELGDRVKVNVRNPQILLMVEIRNGVYVYSATSPGVGGMPYGTNGKATLLLSGGIDSPVAGWMIAKRGVEINAVYFHSPPYTSERAKDKVIELAKKLAIYTGGIRVHVINFTQIQLAIQEQCPINQLTIIMRRIMMEVAQRIADKTGSQALITGESIGQVASQTLHSLVVTNAAADRPVFRPLIGFDKQEIIKIAERIDTFNTSILPYEDCCTIFVPEHPETKPKLEYIMKSETKLINIEEMITQSVESVEIIDV; this is encoded by the coding sequence ATGAAAAATGTTTTTTTAATAAAGTATGGTGAACTTGCCATAAAAGGTAAAAATAGGTATATGTTTGAGAATAGACTTTTAGAAACAGTGCGTAAAAATTTAAAAGTTTTGGGAGAATTTAGTGTAAAGAAAGAGCAAGGTAGACTTGTTGCTATACCTAATGATGATGACACAGTTGATGTAGCAATGGTGATCGAGAAATTACAACGAATTTTTGGTATTATTGGTATATGCTATGGAATACGAAAAGATGAATTAACAATGGAAGCGATAAAAGAATTGGCATTGTCTCATATGAAAAAGATATGCGATGAACAAGGATTCGTGACTTTTAAAGTAGAAACAAAACGTGCAGATAAGAGATTTCAACTTAAATCTATGGAAGTTAGCGCAGCAATTGGAGAATTTTTGCTAAATGAATTAGGTGATAGAGTAAAAGTAAATGTGAGAAATCCTCAAATATTGTTGATGGTTGAAATTCGCAACGGTGTTTATGTGTATTCGGCAACTAGTCCTGGAGTTGGCGGAATGCCTTATGGAACCAACGGAAAAGCAACGTTGCTATTGTCTGGAGGTATTGATAGTCCGGTTGCTGGATGGATGATTGCAAAACGAGGTGTAGAAATTAATGCGGTATATTTTCATAGCCCACCTTATACGTCAGAACGAGCTAAAGACAAAGTGATAGAACTTGCAAAGAAGTTGGCAATATATACTGGAGGAATTCGAGTTCATGTTATAAATTTTACTCAAATTCAGCTGGCAATACAAGAGCAATGCCCTATAAATCAGTTGACGATTATAATGAGACGAATTATGATGGAAGTGGCACAGCGCATAGCAGATAAAACGGGTTCTCAGGCGTTGATTACAGGAGAAAGTATTGGTCAGGTAGCAAGCCAGACGTTGCATAGTTTGGTTGTAACTAATGCTGCTGCAGATCGCCCTGTGTTTAGACCTTTGATAGGATTTGATAAACAAGAAATAATTAAGATAGCAGAAAGAATTGACACATTTAACACATCGATTTTACCATATGAAGATTGTTGCACAATATTTGTTCCTGAGCATCCAGAGACTAAGCCTAAACTTGAATATATTATGAAATCTGAAACTAAATTGATAAATATAGAAGAAATGATTACTCAGAGTGTAGAAAGCGTAGAAATTATAGATGTTTAA
- a CDS encoding O-methyltransferase, whose protein sequence is MFNEIAHDYITQYIRALGSVRTGVMLEIEQEIAMENAGYPIIKPEVASLITVLLAMQKPENVLEIGTNVGYSAIHMAKSCAAKIKTIERNEKVAAIAINNIKKEGLQDRIFVIEGDALDILQTVQTAKYDVVFMDCAKGQYINLLENSIRILKTGGILIADNVLHDGVVAKSRYNIDKKNRTIQRRLKEFLWAITHNENLISSVIPIGDGVSISYKK, encoded by the coding sequence ATGTTTAACGAGATTGCACACGATTATATAACGCAATATATTAGAGCATTGGGAAGTGTAAGAACCGGAGTGATGTTGGAAATTGAACAAGAAATTGCAATGGAGAATGCGGGGTATCCAATTATTAAGCCTGAAGTTGCTAGTTTGATTACTGTATTGTTGGCAATGCAAAAACCGGAAAATGTTCTGGAAATTGGGACCAATGTAGGTTATTCTGCAATTCATATGGCAAAATCTTGTGCTGCGAAGATAAAAACTATAGAGAGAAATGAGAAAGTGGCCGCCATTGCAATAAATAATATCAAAAAAGAAGGACTACAAGATAGGATTTTTGTGATTGAAGGAGATGCATTAGATATTTTGCAAACTGTACAAACAGCAAAGTATGATGTAGTATTTATGGATTGTGCCAAAGGGCAATATATTAATTTATTAGAAAATTCCATACGAATATTAAAAACTGGAGGAATTTTAATTGCAGACAATGTATTACATGACGGAGTTGTTGCAAAGTCACGCTACAATATAGATAAAAAAAATCGAACAATTCAGAGACGATTGAAGGAATTTTTATGGGCAATAACGCATAACGAAAACTTAATTTCATCAGTTATTCCAATAGGTGATGGAGTTTCGATAAGCTATAAAAAATAG
- a CDS encoding peptidase U32 family protein, whose amino-acid sequence MIELLAPAGSMETLIAAVEYGADAIYMGGGSYGLRAKAKNFTSEEMVTAIEYAHARGVKVYITANIFAHNSDFAHLEDFFKFIERAGADAIIVADPGVFSVAKKTVPNLEIHISTQANNTNYHSANFWIEQGASRIVVARELSFTEIREIYEYIPKDIPIEAFVHGAMCMAYSGRCLLSNYLAKRDANHGECAQPCRWNYNVVEEKRPNEYMPVEEDERGTYIYNSRDLCMIEYLPELVAAGIQSFKIEGRMKTPLYVATVTKAYREAIDTYLKSPEEYEKKKAYFLEEVGKASHREFTTGFYHHKTTENDQTYTHNSYVRNYEFSGILVDFDKENKIATIEQRRKFSIGDTLEILLPNEPFRTFTIDTMTDEDGVVVESAPHPQQHIKVKLDFDITAPAIFRKLDTIEYK is encoded by the coding sequence ATGATTGAATTACTGGCCCCTGCAGGGTCGATGGAAACACTAATAGCTGCAGTAGAATATGGTGCAGATGCCATTTATATGGGTGGAGGATCTTATGGACTGCGTGCAAAGGCAAAGAATTTTACTAGTGAAGAAATGGTTACAGCAATAGAATATGCACATGCAAGAGGTGTAAAAGTGTATATCACTGCTAACATTTTTGCGCATAACAGTGATTTTGCACATCTGGAAGACTTTTTTAAATTTATAGAACGAGCAGGTGCGGATGCCATAATTGTAGCAGATCCTGGAGTGTTTAGTGTGGCTAAAAAAACTGTGCCAAATCTTGAAATTCATATATCAACTCAGGCAAATAATACGAATTATCATAGTGCAAATTTTTGGATTGAGCAGGGTGCAAGCAGAATTGTTGTTGCCAGAGAGCTCTCGTTTACAGAGATACGAGAAATTTATGAATACATTCCAAAAGATATACCGATAGAAGCATTTGTACACGGAGCTATGTGTATGGCTTATTCTGGAAGATGTTTGCTGAGTAACTATTTAGCAAAACGAGATGCAAACCATGGAGAGTGTGCGCAGCCATGTCGTTGGAATTATAATGTAGTAGAAGAAAAACGACCGAATGAATATATGCCGGTGGAAGAAGATGAGCGTGGAACTTATATATATAACTCACGAGATTTGTGTATGATTGAATATTTGCCAGAGCTTGTAGCAGCAGGAATACAGAGTTTTAAAATAGAAGGCAGAATGAAAACCCCATTGTATGTTGCAACGGTTACAAAGGCTTATAGAGAAGCAATTGATACGTATTTAAAATCACCAGAAGAATATGAAAAGAAAAAGGCATATTTTTTAGAGGAAGTGGGAAAAGCTAGTCATCGTGAATTTACAACAGGTTTTTATCATCATAAGACCACAGAAAATGATCAAACGTATACACATAATTCGTATGTTAGAAATTATGAGTTTAGTGGTATTTTAGTTGATTTTGATAAGGAAAACAAGATTGCGACGATTGAACAGCGACGAAAATTTTCAATAGGAGATACATTAGAAATTCTCTTGCCAAACGAACCGTTTCGTACATTTACGATTGATACAATGACGGATGAAGACGGTGTAGTAGTAGAATCAGCACCGCATCCACAGCAACATATAAAAGTAAAGTTGGATTTTGATATAACTGCACCAGCGATTTTTAGAAAATTAGATACGATTGAGTATAAATAA
- a CDS encoding winged helix-turn-helix transcriptional regulator translates to MELTLDIIGGKWKPLIIFHIGNNQKLRYGELKRLVLDISK, encoded by the coding sequence ATGGAATTAACACTTGATATTATCGGAGGAAAATGGAAACCACTAATAATTTTTCATATTGGTAATAACCAAAAACTACGATATGGAGAATTAAAGCGCCTTGTCCTAGATATAAGTAAGTGA
- a CDS encoding Ig-like domain-containing protein, whose product MNFKKYFKVFGVMAMTVMTASTNAIELKPEATDAEVAAHSFKLISFEAGEPELKITTSKGAAGNVSYEFSDEYVTEGDVSLKVRYEEGSSANVAIARADGTTWDFSDDRMILAYDVTNPSDVSGRLVTTFKYNGGSISYQNYVPANATRTVYCVLNEDQYNIGADTLPSPVGDDGIVIAKGWGGSNFDPSSISSISLRYSLDDVGYYIFDNFRVVKNPLLNPSITYANIVDEFGQYTRAEWDNKIHSEEELLAAAEAERIQNDIWIAESLARTDRSQYGGYKNEDLRQEATGHFYTTKIDDKWTLIDPDGYPFFSTGFGIVRKNGMDTWVSGREYMYDLPEKTSKLGDHYSRLNNTIQPPAGFKSGEGYNHYGANLERKFGDDWLKEWANDAVRRFEAWGITSIGAWAEPSLFFGKGSEHKTPYTAFTWTTNSANGTHVRLYDTVPDAFDPEFAKSARKSIIDQAVKYGIDEDPYCFGLYVDNEYKWGNNMSNNPLVNAIFDDDVANAKSYAKRHFVEVLEEKYGTISALNVAWGSKLASFEELGKPYKGKIAAEDAGMIVGLLADKYYSVIDEILNELLPGTMYLGSRNTEFGTPIEVVKAATKYVDILSFNNYNPDVIRENFKTEEYDMPMMIGEFNFSSQDAGVFGMNGTTVQTQEERAKSYIKYVESALTSGDFVGVHWFQYYDKPILGRSWDGENTSTGFVNGTDQPYEKLVEASRYLYDTMYETMFNHVPMTTIDILNDKINMSVGTTAQLDVKTSPANLQDDINYYTSNAYVAKVDDNGVVTAVTEGEATITARSASDLFVITSANITVGDDRNQRNIEFADVAKESTVAVGNTINLAEYAEFTNVTAGEVEWKSSKKAIATVSSNGVVTAHQPGRVNIVIKDKNGYATDSINLVVK is encoded by the coding sequence ATGAATTTTAAAAAATATTTTAAGGTGTTTGGAGTAATGGCAATGACAGTTATGACTGCATCGACGAATGCAATAGAACTGAAACCAGAAGCAACAGACGCAGAGGTTGCAGCTCACTCGTTTAAATTAATCTCATTTGAAGCTGGTGAACCAGAACTTAAGATTACAACGAGTAAGGGGGCAGCTGGCAATGTATCATATGAATTTTCAGATGAGTATGTAACAGAAGGAGATGTATCGTTAAAAGTACGATATGAAGAAGGTTCTTCTGCAAATGTGGCTATAGCAAGAGCAGATGGTACGACTTGGGATTTTAGTGATGACAGAATGATTTTGGCATATGATGTTACAAACCCAAGTGATGTATCTGGAAGACTGGTAACAACTTTTAAATATAATGGAGGAAGCATATCGTACCAAAATTATGTGCCGGCCAATGCAACGAGAACAGTATATTGTGTATTAAATGAAGATCAATATAATATAGGTGCCGATACGTTGCCATCACCTGTGGGAGACGATGGAATTGTTATAGCAAAAGGATGGGGTGGAAGTAATTTTGATCCTTCGTCAATTTCATCAATTTCGCTTAGATATTCTTTGGACGATGTGGGGTATTACATATTTGACAATTTTAGAGTTGTGAAAAATCCATTACTAAATCCATCTATAACTTATGCAAACATCGTTGATGAATTTGGGCAATATACAAGGGCAGAGTGGGACAATAAAATACATTCTGAGGAAGAATTGCTTGCTGCAGCAGAAGCGGAAAGGATTCAAAATGATATCTGGATAGCAGAAAGTCTTGCACGTACGGATCGCTCCCAATATGGTGGATACAAAAATGAGGATTTGAGACAAGAAGCAACGGGACATTTTTATACTACCAAAATTGATGACAAATGGACATTGATCGATCCAGATGGATACCCTTTCTTCTCAACAGGATTCGGAATTGTTCGTAAAAATGGAATGGATACTTGGGTTTCGGGAAGAGAATATATGTATGATTTGCCAGAAAAAACGAGTAAACTTGGAGATCATTATTCAAGACTCAATAATACAATTCAGCCACCAGCTGGGTTTAAATCTGGCGAAGGATATAATCATTATGGAGCAAACCTTGAGCGTAAATTTGGTGATGATTGGCTAAAAGAATGGGCCAATGATGCAGTTCGTAGATTCGAAGCGTGGGGAATCACTTCGATTGGGGCATGGGCAGAGCCGAGTTTATTTTTTGGCAAAGGTTCAGAACACAAAACTCCATATACGGCATTTACCTGGACTACAAATAGTGCAAACGGTACACACGTAAGATTGTACGATACCGTTCCGGATGCGTTTGACCCTGAATTTGCTAAGTCTGCTAGAAAATCGATTATAGATCAAGCAGTTAAATATGGAATTGATGAGGATCCATATTGCTTTGGGTTGTATGTAGATAATGAGTATAAGTGGGGAAATAATATGTCAAATAATCCTCTGGTAAATGCGATATTTGATGATGATGTTGCAAATGCAAAAAGTTATGCGAAGCGTCATTTTGTAGAGGTGCTAGAGGAAAAATATGGTACAATTTCTGCACTTAATGTAGCATGGGGTAGTAAATTAGCTTCATTTGAAGAGTTAGGAAAGCCTTATAAAGGAAAGATTGCGGCAGAAGATGCGGGAATGATAGTAGGATTGCTTGCTGATAAATATTATTCGGTTATAGATGAAATCCTCAATGAATTATTGCCAGGAACTATGTATTTGGGATCTAGAAATACAGAATTTGGAACGCCGATTGAGGTAGTTAAAGCGGCCACAAAGTACGTTGATATATTGAGTTTCAATAATTATAATCCAGATGTTATTCGTGAAAATTTTAAAACGGAAGAATATGATATGCCAATGATGATTGGAGAGTTTAATTTTTCGTCTCAAGATGCTGGAGTTTTTGGAATGAATGGAACTACAGTTCAAACTCAGGAAGAAAGAGCAAAGTCGTATATTAAGTATGTAGAATCTGCATTAACAAGTGGCGATTTTGTAGGTGTGCATTGGTTCCAATATTATGATAAGCCAATTTTGGGACGTTCTTGGGATGGTGAAAACACTAGCACTGGATTTGTAAATGGTACGGACCAACCATATGAAAAATTAGTAGAAGCATCAAGGTATTTGTATGATACAATGTATGAAACAATGTTTAATCACGTGCCAATGACGACGATTGATATTTTGAACGATAAAATTAATATGAGCGTGGGAACAACAGCACAGCTTGATGTAAAAACGAGCCCTGCAAATTTGCAAGATGATATAAATTATTATACGTCTAATGCTTATGTTGCAAAGGTTGATGACAATGGCGTTGTAACTGCAGTTACAGAGGGAGAGGCAACTATTACCGCTAGAAGTGCCAGTGATTTATTTGTGATTACTTCGGCTAACATTACAGTGGGAGATGATCGAAATCAACGCAATATAGAGTTTGCTGATGTTGCAAAAGAAAGTACTGTTGCTGTTGGAAATACAATAAATCTTGCGGAGTATGCAGAATTTACAAATGTTACAGCAGGGGAAGTTGAATGGAAATCTTCGAAAAAAGCTATAGCAACGGTTTCGAGTAATGGTGTGGTCACTGCGCATCAACCTGGCAGAGTTAATATTGTAATAAAAGATAAGAATGGATATGCAACGGATTCTATTAATTTAGTAGTAAAATAG
- a CDS encoding aspartate/glutamate racemase family protein — MAKKLYTINTVNNFMDIIYTPHIKKYADEVGNLTVYNIMDDSLLRSTLDDGGVSPATASRMFNYAKAAEESGADGIIVTCTSVNLATKWIRPFLNIPIINIEEPVAEMAVAAGKKIGIIATLPTSPAAIERVIREKAAELGKEVEIVIRVADGAFDVLCAGDRPRHDAMIREHLYSLADEVDCIACAQISMSLLEHDELKVPIFKIGRSGMERIDELMNKQ, encoded by the coding sequence ATGGCAAAGAAGCTTTATACAATAAATACAGTGAACAATTTTATGGATATTATTTATACACCTCATATAAAAAAATATGCTGATGAAGTGGGAAATCTCACAGTTTATAATATAATGGATGATAGTTTGTTACGTTCAACATTGGATGATGGTGGTGTATCTCCCGCAACCGCATCGAGAATGTTCAATTACGCTAAGGCGGCAGAAGAGTCTGGTGCGGATGGAATCATTGTTACTTGCACTTCTGTCAATCTGGCTACTAAATGGATTCGACCATTTTTAAATATTCCAATTATAAATATCGAAGAACCAGTTGCAGAAATGGCTGTAGCAGCAGGGAAGAAAATTGGTATCATTGCAACATTGCCTACAAGTCCAGCAGCAATTGAGAGAGTGATTCGTGAAAAAGCAGCTGAGCTGGGTAAAGAGGTAGAAATTGTCATTCGCGTTGCAGATGGTGCCTTCGACGTGCTTTGTGCAGGGGATAGACCTCGCCATGATGCAATGATTAGAGAGCATTTATATAGTTTGGCAGATGAAGTTGATTGTATAGCTTGTGCTCAAATTTCAATGAGTCTTCTTGAGCATGATGAACTGAAAGTGCCTATTTTTAAAATTGGTCGCTCTGGAATGGAAAGAATTGATGAATTGATGAACAAACAATAG